The Lysobacter gummosus genome includes a region encoding these proteins:
- a CDS encoding succinate dehydrogenase assembly factor 2, with protein MSEELSAADEIELRRLRWRCRRGMRELDQLLGRYLDREWRQASEAQRGVFLRLLETEDDKLWHWFMGHEEAGDAELRSLVEFIRRLPP; from the coding sequence ATGAGCGAAGAACTGTCCGCCGCGGACGAAATCGAACTGCGTCGCCTGCGCTGGCGCTGCCGTCGCGGCATGCGCGAGCTGGACCAATTGCTCGGACGCTATCTCGATCGCGAATGGAGGCAGGCTTCCGAAGCGCAGCGCGGGGTTTTCCTACGGCTGCTGGAAACCGAGGACGATAAGCTCTGGCACTGGTTCATGGGCCATGAGGAGGCCGGCGATGCCGAGCTTCGATCCCTCGTCGAATTCATCCGCCGGCTGCCGCCCTGA
- a CDS encoding MAPEG family protein, with translation MDTKAIFLPALAMAALTCIVWLRMFRVRIRQMYRDRIHPQSVATSAQAIARFTESAAADNFRNLFELPVLFYLALTVAAFNGLADTLTLTLAWLFVAMRIAHSFIQCTYNRVMHRFAAYAAGGLVLWALWIYLATGLIGR, from the coding sequence ATGGACACGAAAGCGATCTTCCTGCCCGCGCTGGCCATGGCCGCGCTGACCTGTATCGTCTGGCTGCGCATGTTCCGCGTGCGCATCCGCCAGATGTACCGCGACCGCATCCATCCGCAATCGGTGGCGACCTCGGCGCAGGCCATCGCACGCTTCACCGAATCGGCCGCGGCGGATAATTTCCGCAACCTGTTCGAACTGCCGGTGCTGTTCTATCTGGCCCTGACGGTGGCCGCGTTCAACGGCCTGGCCGACACGCTCACCCTGACGCTGGCGTGGCTGTTCGTGGCGATGCGCATCGCGCACAGTTTCATCCAGTGCACCTACAACCGCGTCATGCATCGCTTCGCGGCGTATGCGGCCGGAGGCCTGGTGCTGTGGGCGCTTTGGATTTATCTCGCAACAGGATTGATCGGTCGATGA
- a CDS encoding succinate dehydrogenase iron-sulfur subunit, with amino-acid sequence MAQFALPKNSQIQKGRHWPTPGAKQPRTFKVYRWNPDDGMNPRVDTYEVDLATCGPMVLDALIKIKNEIDPTLTFRRSCREGICGSCAMNIDGTNTLACTRAIADCGDAKGDVPVYPLPSMAVVKDLVPDLTHFYAQYASIRPWLRTQSATPSDRERLQSPQDRKKLDGLYECILCACCSTSCPSYWWNGDRYLGPAILLQAYRWIIDSRDEDTGARLDDLEDPFKLYRCHTIMNCARTCPKGLNPAQAIGEIKKLMLARRV; translated from the coding sequence AGCAGCCGCGCACCTTCAAGGTCTACCGCTGGAATCCCGACGACGGCATGAACCCGCGCGTGGACACCTATGAGGTGGACCTGGCGACCTGCGGCCCGATGGTTCTGGACGCGTTGATCAAGATCAAGAATGAGATCGACCCGACCCTGACCTTCCGCCGCTCCTGTCGCGAAGGCATCTGCGGCTCGTGCGCGATGAACATCGACGGCACCAACACCCTGGCGTGCACGCGCGCGATCGCCGATTGCGGCGACGCCAAGGGCGACGTGCCGGTGTATCCGCTGCCGAGCATGGCCGTGGTCAAGGATCTGGTTCCGGACCTGACCCACTTCTATGCGCAGTACGCCTCGATCCGTCCGTGGCTGCGCACCCAGAGCGCGACCCCGTCCGACCGCGAGCGCCTGCAGTCGCCGCAGGACCGCAAGAAGCTCGACGGCCTGTACGAATGCATCCTATGCGCGTGCTGCTCGACCAGCTGCCCCAGCTACTGGTGGAACGGCGACCGTTACCTCGGCCCGGCGATCCTGCTGCAGGCCTATCGCTGGATCATCGACTCGCGCGATGAAGACACCGGCGCGCGCCTGGACGATCTTGAAGACCCGTTCAAGCTCTACCGCTGCCACACCATCATGAACTGCGCCCGCACCTGCCCGAAGGGATTGAATCCGGCGCAGGCGATCGGCGAGATCAAGAAGCTGATGCTGGCGCGCCGGGTCTGA